From the genome of Vitis riparia cultivar Riparia Gloire de Montpellier isolate 1030 chromosome 11, EGFV_Vit.rip_1.0, whole genome shotgun sequence:
CTACACAACAGTGCCCAGCTCGACAACATGACCATCTACGTGACTGCCATATACCGCATTCATGGCCACCGTTCCCCTCCCATcccatttctctttctttagaaaatgaaattcatGCTATCCTTTTGtctggatgagaaaagaagcaTGCCACTTCATTCAAAAATAGCATATTGGCATCGGCAGGACATATCAAATGCTGTGTATTGTTCTTATGCCATTTCAGTCTTATCAACCCCTCCACTTAAATTATAGTTcatggatttttcaaaaattcaatatcCTCCATTCCACCAGTGGCCCAACGCTGTGGGGTGGGATACCACTCCTTTTGCTAAAGGACAAAAAGAAGCCAATCCAGAACACCGGTTCACGTGTCCTCCGACCCAAAAGATGGACAGAACCGGATTGGGCTCAAGTAAATGCTTGGATGCAGCACCTCATGGTAGaagtaatgattttattttaaagagacAATCCCATTTGAAGCAGACCCATCACACGCCTTCGGCCCATGTTGACATGGGCCCATGTTTCGGATCTAGGGTTGGGCTTTAAATTTGAATCAACAAAGATGGATTGGATCGGTCTGCACATTTTGAGCTGAACCCAAGAAAATAtgcatagtttaaaataaataaataaataaaacattaaataatgaTGTAGTAAAGATTTTGCACAAATCTTAtcctcaaatttattatttggcATTAAGTAATTGTCCGACtctttttagaaattataagaATTTGTAGGTAAGGAAAATGTAAGTTGATGTGGTTGTTCAATGATTTAGAAGTTGCATTCAATAAAATactttccatttatttttatttttattttaaaaaattagatatctGATGAGGGAGTGAGATCAATTTCATGAATGGAGTCAAGATTGTGTACGGAAAATCGTGTTGCCGAAAAGATCCGATGTTTGCCGAGGTGATGGAACCTCGATAGATTTACAGAGCCAAGTAGTCAAAAACCTCggctctctctatctctctctcctACCTACAAAACCCTAACAATACCATCCCCAACTCATGTCAATTAGGGTTTTCTGAATTTCGAGATTCGTTCTTCATTTGATTTGGTTTCAGATGGCGGTTCCTGAAATTATGAAATCGGAATCTTTACGTTGAAATTAGGGTCAGGTTTTGGTATTCGCAACTCTAAATTATCTGTGACATGGACGATACTGAAGATGATGCTGGGTACCCTCCGAAACGGTACTCCGTCAATCACCATTCCTCCTTCAATACGGCGCCGTCTTCCAACCGCCAGAAGCTTCCCGTGCGAAACGCCTCGTATGCCCTTCAAGTCCCACCTCAATACGACGTCGTAGATGAGGAGGAGGACGACGAAGACAACGCCCAAGAAGAGGATGAATTGGATGAAGACGATGACGAGGAAGACGACGACGAGGACGACGATGTTATTGAACCCGCGGGAGACTCGGGGTTGAATCCAAAGAAGCGGAAGCTGAGGGATTTGGTTAACAATTACGAGTTCGCCCCACGTGTGGTGCCGCCGCCGACCTCGAGGTTGCCGTTCGGCGGACGGAATTCGTCGGCGGAGTGGACGGAGCACGAGACTTTGTTGTTGTTGGAGGCGTGGGGAGAGAGGTTTGTTCAGCTTGGGAGGAAGAGTTTGAGGTCTGATGATTGGGCCGATGTTGCGGAGAAGGTCTCGGAGGGTTCCAAGATTGAACGAACGGATATGCAGTGTAGAAATCGATTGGATACGTTGAAGAAGAAGTACAAGAAGGAGAGGGCTAAAGTGGAGGAAATGGGAGGTGGGAATAGCAAATGGGTTTTCTACAAGAAGATGGATGCGTTAATGGGGTTGTCGCCAACTCCAAGTCGGCAACAGTATGGGCTTGCTTGTGGGGTTGATTCCGGGGAATACGTGTTTATGAATCCCCGAGTTTATTTGAATAGGTCGAACGGATTGGATGAGATGAGGGATAGCCCTGGGAATTCGGAGTATGGTGATGATGATTCAGAGGGGCTTCCTCTGAAGAGGACTAACCCGGGAGGGGACGATGAGGAGGGATCTTCAATTAGGTTGTTGGCAGATTCAATTGAGAAGTTTGGTGAGATTTACGAGAAGATTGAGAAGACCAAGAGGCAGCAGATGATGGAGTTGGAGAAGATGAGGATGGATTTTCATAGAGAATTGGAGTTGCGTAGGAAGGAGATGCTAGAGAGAACTCAGGCAGAGATTGCAAAAATACGGCAAGGGGATGATGAAGACACTGATGCTTCAGATGAGAACTACAGTGGTTGATGCAGGTgggttttcctttttcctcttttgcaTGTAGTTAGTGTATTGAATTTCTTTGCTCTTTTGTTCTTAGTTGTGAAGCATAACTATACTTTGCTGTATTATGTTTGTGAGgataaatagtaaaataagaTACTGTTTACATGACTCTTACTTCGATGCCTGATCTCTATTATTTACTTGTTGGCCATATGAATGGATGATTTGTTGGAATTTTCTATTATCATTGCATATCATGAGATTATGCAGCTCATTGTTCAAGGAAGTACTCGGCATGCTTTTTGTCTGGTACTTCATATCTCTTGCCTTCATATCATGTTACTTGGAATTTGAGAAAAACCTATGGCTGTAGATGGAGAGTAATAAGATGGAAGGATTTGTCTATTCACACAACATGTGTGGCATAGTTATTCAGGTAAATACttattacatatttatattcataaaaataaacttacagTGCTTGGACAGCACATATGTGGCTTTCTCATGTGTTGATACATTTCAATGTGGATTTGGTTGTGTGCTGCGCACTGAAACAAGACATCCTTTTTATGTCCTGAGAGATGAGGAATGAGAGTGGGTGCATGTGTCTCACTGCAAGAGGGAgggtttttccaaccttccaaAAAATGTATTAGCAAAGAGGGATTGGAACACTCAAGTGCCTAGATTATATTTGTATTTCTATTCCAGTATTTTGGTGCTTCTTTAACTCTATTACATTTGTTGCTTACGAAGTCAATAACATGAAGAAGTACCAAGTAGGTGGAATAGCAATTCATTTTAGTTagattttctaatatttctttgCTTGGTTATTAGTATGCTTCTATTATGTTGGCCAACTGGTTTTACCATAAAAGTGCATACAATATATGATGCCTTTACTTGGGATGAATCAACATGTTTCTTGTAGTAAATGTAACTTTTCTTGGATTGGGAGTGAACTCTTCCtaactttttaaatatgtgACTTTTGCTAGAATTTTGGAGGTCTAGTAGATTCAGTGGAATCTTTGAATTAAACTCATAATAATTGCACTCTCAATAATCGACCCAATAACTCAAACACACCATTCATGCATATTATTAACTTGGCTGCCTTTTTTGGTTCTCCTTGAGTGCATGCTTAAACTAATGCATGGTCAGCAATCATTTGACATGCATTGTCATTTTTTTCCTGCTCTTTTTGTCTGTCTAGTAAGCATCAAAGTTGGTGGGAACTTGAGTTTTACCTAAGGATTTAATTAAACAGTAGCTATGAGGTGGGttagaattttgaatttcagGATATAGCaggaaaaaattgaaacatacatgcatacatatttttatgattGTCATGGAAGCTCTAAGCTGTATGATTTCAAGGGTTGAGCAGAAAGGATTCATTCCTGGCTTCAAGGTCAGGGGCGGAAGGGGTGAAGGTTTCCCAAGTGTCCCATCTCTTGTTTGTGGATGATGTTCTTTTTTTGTGAGACCAGTTTGGATCAACTAAGATATTGGAGGTGGATTGTAGGAGGCTTCAAGGTTGTGTCAGATCTGAAAACAAACCTACAAAAAAGTGAACTTATTCTAGTGGGGGAAGTGGAGGATGTGGTTAGACTGGGATCTTTGCTTGGGTGTAAGGTTGGGAGGTTTTCCACTCCTACTTCTTATCTTGTTTTGGCCTTGGGAGCACCTCATAAGTCTTGTGTTTGCATGGGATGATGTTTAGGAAAGGTTCAATAGAAGATTGGCTTCTTGGAAGAAGTAGTATTTGTCAAAAGGAGGAAGATTAGTTCTTTTGAAGAGCATTCTCCCAAGCTTACCAATCTATTCTATGTCTGTCCTTTTCTATGCCGAGGAAAGTGAGGATCAGATTAGAAAGGATTCAGATTGATTTTTTGTGGGGAATCTTTGAGAAGCCAAAATACGAAAAGGTTAGGAGGAATTTAGCCATAGGATAGCTATTTGGGTTAAAAATGGTagacaaacaaaattttggtgGGATATGTGAGTGGGAGAGATCTATCTAAAAGGAGCATATCCTCGTTGTTCAAACTAGCTTCTCATAAGAATGCTATTGTTGTTGACATGTGGGAAAGGAGAGGTAGGGGAGGTTAGTGGCTGGTGCATTTTAGAAGACTCTCCCAAGATTGGGAAATGGAGGGGGTTTCTCAATATTGGGAATTTATATATACAATGAAAGTGCAAGAAGAAGGGGGAGGTATCTTAGTTTGGAAGGAGAATGGGAAGGGAATCTTCAATGTAAAGTTGTACAATAGTTCATGATGTGCTGAATCTAGGGGACTTCCTAGCCAAAGAAATATGGGGTTCCTGAGCTTTAATGagatcacattttttttttaacttgggAAGTAGTATGAGGGAAGATCTCAACTATAGCTATGTTAATGAATAAGGGGCGGATGATGGTTAATGGCTATAGCCTTTGCAAAAAGAGTGAAGAGTTTACTAATTTTGATCCACCGTGCAAGGACAAAGTTGTTATGGATGgttcttttatcaatttttggtaaaaaaaatggGTGTTTTTAACCCAAATCCTCATCTCTGTTAAATACCCATAACCTCCATCCACCAGTCAAACACTTATCTCTCTCAAGATACCCATTTCTCCTCTAAACCCAAATAGCTTGAAAAACCAACACCAACCCTAGCAGGAGAGCCTGTCATAGAGTAATGACCAGTGGATCGCTTTGAACTGAtagttttattaataaaagttttgttATATTGTATTTAACTTTAGGAAATGAAGCACGTGTGAATTTAAGACAAAATTAATATCTCATATATACCaggttttttggagtggctagcggccaCTTAGGGAGGGTAAGGGTGCTTGTTTTTTTGTGCTCTCATTTTGAGGCAGATTGTATACGTCCTGTATGCTTGGTGGCCtttgccctttaatatattcatgataattatcaaaaaaaatatctcatataTACCACGTGCTCAGAAATAGCAACAACTGCCTCCCAATTTCTGAAAACAAAGAAGTTTGGAATTTTACAGAGACAACGCAGAGAGAAGGTTGGGTGTAAGAGCTAGGGCTTTTGCACTTCTCTCTACGATTCAAATTCATTGTTGAATATCTACTTGGTATACTCCGTGTAAGGGACAGACTTTTAATTAAGGGACAAGCTTGTTTCCTTATTgtcttttgttcttttgttccCTGATATACTCCGTGTATACTCTTTAGCCTCTTtggcttttaatgaaattttcctttacctatcaaaaaaatctACTTGGTAGGAATCCTCTAATGGCTTCCCCATTCTTTTCATCTATTCCGATCATTCTAAGTTTCACTCTCTACATGTTGTTTCTTATTCTTTGTGTGAATCCATGCCTAGGGCTTCAATTCGGCTTTCTCTATTTTGCTTCTCTCTCAAGATACCCATTTCTCCTCTAAACCCGAAGGATGAAGATGCAAATAGGGATGAAGATGCAGGGTTCTAACTCtctgtatttttcattttcgtgGCTTTTGATCCTCTCATCTTCTCCACCATTTCTACGCCAATATTACCTTTTTTTCCATTACCAATTACCCAAATAGCTTAGTCTCAacacttgtaaaaaaaaaatagcttagTCTCAACATGATCTTGGAGTTGCCTCAAAGTTTCCATGGGATTCACTCCGAGACTGTTCATTTATCTTCAATTCAACCGAGTTTGTTCACAAGCTGATAAAATATCCAACTCGGGTATCGGTCAGGTACCGGCTAAGTCGTACCGGTCTCGACCGAGATTTTGAACCCAGATGTACACAAGTGGTATACAAAAggcttaaaaaataaagataaaaaaacaactaaataaaATAGTCCACAAGATGTTGGGGTTAGGAGGATATTCTGATGATGTTTAAGGAGTTCCATGATCGGAATATGTTCCTTAAGAGCATCAACAACACCTTTCTGGTGTTGATTCCCAAGAAAGGAGGGGCCGAGGATTTGGGAGATTTCAGGCCAATTAGCTTGCTGGGGGCCCTCTATAAGCTGTTGGCAAAGGTGTTGGCCAACAGGCTTAAAAAAGTCATAGATAAAGTTGTTTCCCAAGATCAGAACGCGTTTGTTAAGGGTAGACAGATTCTTGACGCGTCTCTaatagctaatgaggtgattgacaattggaaaagaaagggaGACAAGGGGGTTATCTGCAAGTTAGACatagagaaggcctatgatagCATTAATTGGCAATTCCTCTTGAAAGTGatggaaaaaatgggttttggagcTAAGTGGCTGAggtggatgtggtggtgtatcTCCACAGCCAAATTTTCAATGTTGGTAAATGGAACGCCAGCTGGGTATTTTCCGAGTTCTAAAGGGCTGCGTCAAGGGGATCCCCTGTCCCTTACCTATTCGTAATGGGGATGGAGGTGCTGAGCGTCCTAATCAAAAGGGCTATGGAGGGGGGCTTCATTTCAGGTTGCAAAATTCAGCGTGGTAGAGGTCGGGTTGTCCACATTGCACATTTGCTTTTCGCCGATGATACGGTTGTCTTTTGTGAGGCAAAGAAGGAGAACTTAACGAATTTAAGTTGGATCTTGTTCTGGTTTGAAGCTGCGTCCGgattaagaattaatttggcGAAAAGCGAGGTTATTCCAATAGGAGAGGTGCAAAGGATAGAGGAGCTAGCTGTGGAgttagggtgtagggtggggcAGCTTCCAAATGTGTATTTGGGGCTGCCGTTGGGGGTGCCTAATAAGGCTGCTTATGGCTGGGACgggattgaagaaaaaatgagaaggaggcttgctctttggaagagcCAATATATATCAAAGGGTGGGAGAATCACTCTAATTAAAAGCACTATGGGAAGCATGCCTGTGTACCAGATGTCGTTATTCCGTATGCCCATTTCTGTGGCAAGAAGGctagaaaaattgcaaagagattttttgtggggggggggggggggggggggtcttaTGGAAAGGAAAACTCATCTGGTTAAGTGGGATGTGGTGTGTGGAGATAAGGAGAATGGGAGGTTGGGTCTAAGAAAGTTTGCTACTATGAATAAAGCGCTTCTTGGTAAGTGGACGTGGAGGTTCGCTTCGGATAAGGAAGTCCTTTGGAAGAATGTGTTGGAGGCAAAGTACGGTCAGGAGGACTATGGATGGAGGACCAAAAAGGCAGTGGGTGCATGTGGTGTGGGGGTGTGGAAGGAAATTTTAAAGGAAGCTGGATGGTGCTGGGACAAAATGGAGTTCAAGGTTGGGAAAGGTAACAGAATCAGCTTCTGGACTGATGTGTGGTGCGGGGATGCAGCACTGGCCCAAAGATTCCCGCATCTCTACAGCTTGGCAGCCAATAGAAATGCAAAGGTTGAAGACATGTATGACCAGAATGTTGGGGAAGGAGGCTGGAATTTGTGTTTTAGtagggatttcaatgattgggaggtggtgttGATAGGTGAGTTGCTTCAAATATTGAAAGATGTTAGGATTACTCGGGAGGAGGACTCAGTTGTTTGGAAGGGAGGGGGAAGCGGGCAGTTCAGAGTGAAGGATGCGTACAGCTGGTTGGATAGGGCTAGGGCTGTCAATTTTCCGAAGAATAAGATTTGGGTGGGAAGAGTTCcaactaaaatcatgtttttgcgtgggaagctacttggggaaAGATCTTGACTCTTGATAGGATCCAAAGAAGAGGGTGGCAGCTCCCGAataggtgttttttgtgtgcttgTGAAGAGGAAAGTGTGGaccatttacttattcattgtacagtggctagAGTTTTGTGGGACTTGGTGTTGGGCTTAGTTGGGGTCAAGTGGGTGTTCCCTtatactgtaaaggaggttctaTATAGTCGggggggttcttttgtggggaaaaaaaagaaaaaattctggaattccattccattattcatattttggatggtttgtaaggaaaggaatagattagcctttaggggggggggggtcttAGTCATTCAGAggttcaaattttcttttgtttgtaatatctggggttgggctaaattgtacATGGAAGAGGAGCCGCATTCCCTTTTAGATTTCCTGGAGTGGTTTGCCTCCAGATGAGGgatggtttgttttttggtctttttgccTGTTTTGGCTGGTGCTACTTTGTATACATCCTGTATACGTTGAGGTTTTTGCCTCTTTAATGAAttgtgtttgcctatcaaaaaaaaaaatagtccaCAAGAGAACCATGCATTGGATCTTCCTTTGCCTTTTCTTCATCGGCTTGGTTTTCCATCATAGAAGAAGGTTTTTCACTAAGTTTGGATTCTGGAAACACCCACTTTAACCCAAAAA
Proteins encoded in this window:
- the LOC117925139 gene encoding trihelix transcription factor ASIL1, producing MDDTEDDAGYPPKRYSVNHHSSFNTAPSSNRQKLPVRNASYALQVPPQYDVVDEEEDDEDNAQEEDELDEDDDEEDDDEDDDVIEPAGDSGLNPKKRKLRDLVNNYEFAPRVVPPPTSRLPFGGRNSSAEWTEHETLLLLEAWGERFVQLGRKSLRSDDWADVAEKVSEGSKIERTDMQCRNRLDTLKKKYKKERAKVEEMGGGNSKWVFYKKMDALMGLSPTPSRQQYGLACGVDSGEYVFMNPRVYLNRSNGLDEMRDSPGNSEYGDDDSEGLPLKRTNPGGDDEEGSSIRLLADSIEKFGEIYEKIEKTKRQQMMELEKMRMDFHRELELRRKEMLERTQAEIAKIRQGDDEDTDASDENYSG